The following is a genomic window from Actinomadura sp. WMMB 499.
CGAGGCCCGCACGGCGCCGGGCGGCGACCCGGACGCGTCCGCCGAGGCCGTCCGGACGGCCGCCGCCGGACGTCCCGTGCACCTGCTCGGCCACGGCGCCGCGGCCCCCGCCGCCGTGGCCCTGGCCGCCCGCCGCCCCGGCCTCGTCGCGAGCCTCGTCCTCGCCGGCCCGGACCCCGTCCCGTCCGGCACCCCGCTCGGCGACGTCACCGTCCCCACCCTCGTGATCTGCGGCGACGGCGAGCGCGGCACCGGGCAGCCGTACGCGGGCGGGATCCGCGACGCCGTGTTCGTCACCGTCGACGGCGCCGGACGCCGCGTGCACACGGAGCGTCCCGACTCCTTCGACGCCTGGGTGCGGTCCTTCGTGCAGATCGCCGAGGGCCTGCCCCGCCGAGCCGAGAACCAGAGGAGAGCATCTTGACCGAGGACCTGTACCTGGAAGTGCACCAGACGCGCGACCGCGAACCCACCCCGTACGAGCGCAAGCTCGCCGGGGCCATCGAGGAGGTCTTCGCGACCGGGGCGCACGACCTGCCCGCGCTCGTCGCGGGCCTGCGCGAGCGCGGCATCACCGGACCGGACGGCGCGCCCCTCACCGAGGACGCGTTCCGCAGCGAGATGACCAGGCTGGGGGCTTGATCATGATGAGGACCGTGAAGACGACGCCGACCGCCGGGCACATCCTCGCGACCGGGCTCCGGAACCGCTGGTACGCGGTCTACCCGGCGCACCTCGTCCGTCCCGGCGAGATGAAGCGGCTGGTCCGGCTCGGCGAGGGCTGGCTGCTGTTCCGCGAGCCGGACGGCACCCCGCACATGATCGCCGACCGCTGCCCGCACCGCAGCGCCCGGCTCTCCCTCGGGCAGCACCTCGGCGACCGGATCGCCTGCCAGTACCACGGCGTCCAGGTCGACGGCACCGGCACCGTCGTGTCCGTGCCCGGCATGCCCGGCTGCGCCCTCGAGGGCAAGCAGGCCGTCCGCACCCTGCCGCTGCGCGAGGAGGCCGGCGCGATCTTCGCCTACTTCGGCGACGACCTGCACCCCGAACCCGTCGAGTTCGGGCTTCCCGACCGCCTCGCCGACCCGGACACGTCCCACTTCCTCAACTACGCCGAATGGCGGACGCCCTGGCGGTTCTACATCGACAACGTGCTCGACCCCATGCACGGCGCGTTCCTGCATCGGCAGTCGCACTCGATGGCGGGCGGCGACACCTCGGCCCGGTTCCGCATCCGCGAGACCGACCGCGGGTTCTTCTTCGAGAAGACCGACCAGCGCGGGGTCAACTTCGACTGGGTCGAGTTCGCCCGCACCGGCCTCGACTGGGTCGACCTCGAGATCCCGTACGCCGCGTTCGCCGGTCCCGGCGGTCCCTTCGGCATCGTCGGCGCCGCCACCCCGATCACCGCGACCGAGTCGGCCGTCTTCCACTGGCGCACCCGCCGCGTGCAGGGCTGGGAGCGGGACGTGTGGCGCTTCCTCTACCGGATGACGATCGAGGAGCGGCACTGGGAGGTCCTCGAGCAGGACCGCACGATGCTCGAGGTCATGCCGCCCGACGCCGACAGCGACGAGAACCTGTACCAGCACGACCTCGGCGTCGTCCGGATCCGCCGCATGTTCCGGGCGGAGGCGGAGCGGCAGGCCGCCGACCTCGCCGAGGCCGCCGCCGCGAAGGCCGCGCCGAAGGCGCCCGCACGGGGCGGGGCGGGGAACGGGGCGAGGGCCGGAGCGGGAGCCCCGTCGTGACCGGTGCGTCCGGGACGGCCGGGGCGTCCAGGACGGCCGGTTCCGCCGGGGCGGCCGGTTCGCCGGAGGAGACGGTCATGCTGACCGTCTTCCTCCGGCACGACCAGAGCAAGAACCTCCACGAGATCCAGGACACGCTGGGCGAACGCGAGTGGTGGACCCGCTTCCCGCCCGGACGGTCGGAGATCGTGTCGTGGGTCGTCGCGATGGGCATCGGCCAGATCGTCACCCTCCGCGTCCCGGCGAGCGAACTCAACCTCGTGAACGTCGAACTGGAGCGGAGCGCGTGGGGCGTCTTCGAGACCGACTTCTACCCGACGTACGACTTCGTCCCGGTGCGGGAACGGCTCACGCGGGAGTGGCTGGAGTCGCGGGACGAACCGGCGCGCGACCCCGTGCGGGCTCCCGAGGCCGCGCGGACGATCCGGGCGGCGTCCGTCCCGGAGGCGCCCCGGCCGGGGATGTTCAGCAACGGCAAGCGGGTCGGCGACCGGTTCGTCCTGTCCGGCATGCACGCGGGGACCGGACAGGGAAGCACCTACGAGCAGGCGCGACGCACCCTCGCCAAGATCCAGGCGCTCGTGGAGGCCGCCGGGGGAGCGATGGACGACGTCCTCGCCCTCCGCGTCTACCTGACCGACATCGCGGACAAGGCCGAGGTGGGGCGGGCCCGCGCCGAGTTCTTCACCGGCGACTTCCCCTGCTCGACGCTCGTCGAGGTGTCGCGGCTCGTCGAGCCCGGCCTCACCGTCGAGATCGAGGCGGAGGGCGTCATCGGCTCGTCCGCCCGCTGACCGCGACCCGCCGGCCCGCCGATCTCCCGGTCCGCCGCCGCACCCTCCCCGGTGCGGCGGCGTTCTCTTTACGCTAAGTGAAATACCGCCCGGTGCGCGTGCCGTCGCGAGGGACCGTCTAACCTGGACGGGCGGCTTCGTGACGGCTCATCCGGCGGATCGGGCCCCACCGTCCGCAAGCGCGGCACAACCGAAGACTTCCCTCACCCCTCAGGAGAATCCCGTGGCGTCGCAGCGTCCCTCGTCCGACCTCATCGATCTCGTCATCGAGCAGTGGGGCCGCGAGATGCCCGGGATGGACGTCGACAGCATCCGCGTCCTCGGCCGCCTGCACCGCTGCGACGTCCGGTACCAGGCGCTCGTCGCCGAGACCCTCGCGAAGTTCGACCTCACCACGCCGGCGTTCGACGTCCTGGCGTCCCTGCGGCGCAGCGGCCCGTCCTACCGGCGCACCGCCGGCGAGCTCGCGCAGGTCGGGCTGATCACCACCGGCGGGCTCACCCAGCGCATCGACCGGCTGGAGAAGGCGGGGCTCGTCCGCCGCGCGAAGGACGAGCACGACCGCCGCGTCGTCTACATCGAGCTGACCGAGGCCGGCCGCGACCTCATCGACCGGGTCGTCGAGGAGCACTTCCGCACGCAGGACCGGATGCTCGGCGCGCTCCGGCAGTCCGAGCGGCGCGAGCTGGCGCGGCTGCTCTCGCGCCTGGAGGTGTCCCTCGACGTGTTCGACCACCTGCGCGAGGACGACGCCGCGACCGCCTGACCCGGGCACCCGCGACCCCGTGATCGCGGCGCCGCTCCGTTCCGCCTCGCAACCTGACACGAGACGTCAGGTTTCGCGGCGAGCATGATCCCTCGGTCGGCGGCGGACGCGGGCGGGACGGCCCGCCCCCCGCCGCGCCACGAGAGGGAGGACGAGGGGCTTGACCGCATTCGCACGCGACGGGGCGGACACGGGGCACGGCACCATCGAGGTGGTGGGCGCCCGCACGAACAACCTGCGGGACGTGTCGGTGACCGTCCCCAAGGGACGGCTCGTCGCCTTCACCGGGGTGAGCGGCAGCGGCAAGACCTCGCTGGCCGTCGACACCCTGCACAGCGAGGCCCAGCTGCGGTACCTGGAGGGGCTGTCGCCGTTCGTCCGGCAGTACATCACCCAGCGCAACCGGCCGAAGGTCGACCGGATCCTGGGGCTCGGCGCGACCCTCGCCGTCGACCAGCGCCGCCTGAACCGCAACCCCCGCTCCACGGTCGCGACGATCACCGGCATCGACGGGCACCTCGGGCTCCTGTACTCGCGCCTTCCGGCGATCGGCGCCGACCCGGCGGCGGAGCGCGCGGACGGGCCGCTGACGACCGCGCACTTCGACCGCCACACCCCCGAGGGCGGCTGCGCGGACTGCCACGGGGCCGGTGGCCGGTGGCAGGCCCGGGAGGACCTGGTCATCACCCGGCCCGAGCGTCCCCTCTTCGAGGGCGGCTCGCACTGGTTCGCCAAGTGGCGGTCGGGCGAGCACGCGTTCGTCCCGGCGCTCGCGGAGAAGCGGGGCGTGGACCTCGGCCTGCCCTGGCGGTCGCTGCCGGAGGAGTTCCGCCGGTGCGTCCTGTACGGCACGGGTGACGAGAAGGTCGAGGCGACCGTCGAGATGCCGAACAAAAACGAGACGGCCGTGATGACCTACACGTCGATCCAGCCGCTGCGGGGCGCGCTGGCCGAGGTGGAGCGGCTGTTCGCGAACGCGCGGACGTCCGGTGCCAAGCAGCGCTACCTGCCGTACATGCGCAAGGCGCCCTGCGGCGCCTGCGGCGGCAGCGGGTTCGACGAGGCGGCCCGGTCCGTGCGGCTCGGCGGGCTGACCTACCCCGAACTGCTCGACGTCGAGGTGCGGGAGGTGGCGAACTGGGCGCGGCGCGTGGCGGACGGCCTGGACGCCCGGCGGCGCGAGGTGGGCGGACCGCTGCTGGACGACCTGGCCCGCAGGCTCGGCCTCCTCGACCGGCTCGGGCTGGCCCACCTCGGGCTGGCGCGCAGCGCGGCGACGCTGTCCGGCGGCGAACTGCAGCGGACCCGGCTCGCGGCGCAGCTCGGCACCGAGCTGAGCGGCATCGTCTTCGTCCTGGACGAGCCCGGGGCCGGGCTGCACCCGGCGGACAAGGCGCAGCTGCTCGACATCGCCCTGGAGTTGCGCGCGGCAGGCAACACGGTGCTCCTCGTCGAGCACGACCCCGAACTGATCGCGCGAGCCGACTGGGTGGTGGACATGGGGCCCGGCGCGGGACGCCGCGGCGGCGCGGTGCTCGTGTCCGGGCCGCCCGCCGCCGTGGCCGCCCACCCCGGGTCGCCGACCGGCCGGTACCTGGCCGGTGCGGGGCCCCGGCTGCGCCGGACCCGCCGCCCGGCCGGGGACGGCACCGGCTGGGTGGAGCTGCGCGGCCTGCGAGCGCACAACGTCACCGCCGACCTCGTGCGCCTCCCCGCCGGGCGCCTCACCTGCCTGACCGGGGTCAGCGGCAGCGGCAAGAGCAGCCTCCTCGGCGCGCTCGGGGCGGGCGCGGAGGCCGCCCTGACCGGCACCGCGACCGACACGGTGCGCGAGGTGACCGGCCTGGACGGTTTCGGCTGGGTCGCCGTCGTCGACCAGGAACCGCTCGGGCGGACGCCGCGCTCCAACCCGGCCACCTACAGCAAGGCGTTCGACATCGTCCGGAAGCTCTTCGCCGGAACCGCCGCAGCCCGCGAGCGCGGGGCCGACGCCTCCTGGTTCAGCTTCAACACCGCGGGCGGCGGCCGCTGCGAGGTCTGCGCCGGTCACGGCCGCACGCTGGTCGACATGCACTTCCTGCCGGACGTGTGGGTGGTCTGCGACGCGTGCGAGGGACGCCGCTACGGGCCGGAGGCCCAGGACATCAGGTACCTGGGCCTGACCGTCGACCAGGTGCTGGAGCTGACCGTCGCCGAGGCCGTCGAGCGGTTCACCGGACCCCCGCAGCTCGCGGAGACTCTGGAGGCCCTGCACCGCGTCGGGCTCGGCTACCTCCGGCTCGGCCAGAGCGCCACCGAACTGTCCGGCGGCGAGGCGCAGCGGCTGAAGCTGGCGTCCGCGATCCAGCGCGGCGCCGCGAGCCGCCGCGCCGGGCTCGTCGTCCTCGACGAGCCCGTCTCGGGCCTGCACCCGTCCGATGTCCAGCGCGTGGTGGACGCCCTCGACGCGCTGCTCGACTCGGGCAACACCGTCGTCGTGGCCGAGCACGACATCCCCGTCGCCGCGTCCGCCGACTGGGTGATCGACCTCGGCCCCGGAGCCGGACCGGACGGGGGCGCGGTGGTCGCGGCGGGCACCCCGGACGCCGTCGCGGCGGCCGGCACCCCGACCGCCCGCTACCTCCGCCGGTACGCGGCGGGCCTGCCGCTCCTGGGCGACTGAGGGGCGGCGCCCTGGGCCGCTATCCCGCGGCCCAGGGCAGTGGCGCCTCGTCCATCCCCCAGTACACCGACTTCTGCCGCATGTACGACTTGATCCCCTCGCGGCCTTTCTCCGTGCCGAGCCCGCTCGCCTTGTGGCCGCTGAACGGCGTCGAGATGCTGAACTGCTTGTAGGTGTTGACCCACACGGTGCCCGCGTCGATCCCCCGCGCGACCCGCCAGGCCCGGCGGTAGTCGGCCGTCCAGATCCCGCACGCCAGGCCGTAGTCGGTGTCGTTGGCCTGCCGGACGAGGTCGTCCTCGTCGGCGAACGGGAGGACGACCGCGACGGGCCCGAAGACCTCCTCCCGGCAGATCGCCGCGTCGTTCGTCACGCCCCCGAGCACGGTCGGGAGGTAGTACGCGCCCGCTCGCAGTTCCGGATCGTCCGGGATGGCCCCGCCGCAAAGCGCCTTCGCGCCCTGCCGCACCGCCTCGTCGACCATCCCCGCGACCCGATTCCGGTGCTCGTGCGTGACGAGCGGCGCCACCTGCGTTCGCTCGTCCGTCCCGGGCCCCACCCGCAGCGCCTCCGCCCGCTCGACGAGCCGCCGGACGAACGCGTCGAACACCGACTCGTGGACGAACACGCGCGAGCCCGCGATGCAGCTCTGCCCGCTCGACGAGAAGATGCCGAACAGGACGCCCGCGAGCGCCTGCTCGACGTCCGCGTCCGGGAAGACGATCGTGGGCGACTTGCCGCCGAGCTCGAGCGTCACGGGCATGATCTTCTCCGCGGCGGCCCGCCCGATCGTCCGTCCCGTCCCGGTTCCGCCCGTGAACGACACCTTGCCGACGAGCGGATGCCGGACGATCGCGTCGCCCACCGGCATCCCGGGGCCGGGCAGGACCGACAGCAGCCCCTTCGGGAGCCCCGCCTCCTCGCACAGCCGCGCCAGCAGCAGCGACACGCACGGCGCCCACAGCGGCGGCTTCAGCACCACCGCGTTCCCCGCGGCCAGCGCGGGCGCCGCCTTCTGCGCGTCGCTCGCGATCGGCGAGTTCCACGGCGTGATCGCCCCGACCACCCCGTAGGGCTCGTGCGCGGTCATCGTCAGGTACGGGCCGCGCGGCGGGGTGACGGCCTCCTCCATCGTCTCCAGCGCGGCGGCCATGTAGGTGAAGGTGCCGGACGCGCTCAGCGCGAGCGCCCGCGTCTCGGCCCGCGTCTTGCCGGTGTCGGCGGTCTGGACGGCCGAGATCTCGTCGGCCGCCGCCGCGATCCGCGCGCCGATCTCCCGCAGCACCCGGGCCCGCTCGTGCGGCAGCGCGTCCCGCCAGCCGCTCGCGTCGATTGCCGCGCGTCCCGTCCGGACGGCGTCGTCGACGTCCTGGACGGACGCGCCGTGCAGGCGCCCGAGCACCCGCCCGTCGGCGGGGTCGCGGGTCTCGATGAGCTCGCCGCCGCCACGCCGCCACGTGCCGCCAACGAAGATCGAGTCGTCCACGCGAACCCCCTTAGGTCGAAGACGCTGCCCTGGTGAGCGCGCCCGCCGCGTCCATCCGGACGCGGCGGGCCGACGCATACCAGACCACCACTGCAAGCGGCGCACCCACCTTATGAGATGTCTTAGTGCTTAATCAATCCCCCGGTGCTTCCGGTAGTGCCGCGCGACCCGGGCGCGGTTGCCGCAGCGGGCCGCCGAGCACCAGCGGCGGCGCGGATGGGCGGGCAGGAACAGCAGGACGCAGCCGTCGGCCTCGCACTGCCGCACCTTCGTGACCGCCGGGTCGGCCAGCAGCTCGGCCGCGGCCTCCGCGAGCGCCGCGGCCAGCGCCTCGGCGCCGGCGCGCCGCCGCGCGACGGCCACCGCCGAACCGTCCCACGTCACCTCGCTGATCGCGGCCGCCGCCCGCTGGGCGTCGTTGAGCGCCGCCAGGTCGGCCGCGTCCGGACGCTCCCCGTGCCGGACGCGCTCCAGCGCGGCGGCCGTGTGCGCGCGCACGGCCCGCACGGCTTCGAGATCCCCGCACGTCCCGTCCGGGAGCCGTCCCGCCTGGAGCTTCACCCAGGCGTGCAGGTCGTCGGGGGTGGCGAGCAGGTCGCCGGCGGCGGTGCGCGTGTTGACCAGGTCGAGGGCCAGGGGTTCGCCGGTCAGCGGGACGACGGTGCTCATGCGACTAACGGTACATCGAGGGGTTGACCCGTTAGGCCGTCGGTCGGTACTACTAATGCATCAATCAATCTGAAAGGCATTAGGCATGGTCGCTCGCATCGCCCACCGGCACCTCGACGTCGACGGCGTCCGCGTCTTCTACCGCGAGTCGCTCCCCGACCGGGCGGACGCGCCCGTCCTGCTCCTCCTGCACGGGTTCCCGTCCGCGTCGCACCAGTTCCGGCGCCTGATCGACGCACTCGGCACCCGCCACCGCCTCATCGCGCCCGACTACCCCGGCTTCGGCCGCACCGAGGCCCCGGACGGCTTCACCTACACGTTCGACCGGCTCGCCGACGTCACCGAGGGCTTCGTCGAACGGCTCGGCCTGTCCCGTTTCGCCATGTACGTCTTCGACTTCGGCGCACCGATCGGCTTCCGGCTCGCCGAACGCCGTCCCGAGTGGATCGCGGGACTGATCGTCCAGAACGGCAACGCGTACACCGAAGGGCTCTCGGACGCCGCGCGCGCGTTCGTCGCCCTGCGGCCCGGCCAGCCGGGGGCCGAGGAGACGATCCGCGGCCTGCTCACGCTCCCCGGCACGCGCGGCCAGTACGAGACCGGGGTCGCGGACCCCGAACTCGTCTCCCCGGACGGTTGGACCCTCGACCAGCACTTCCTCGACCTGCCCGGACGCAAGGAGGCCCAGGTCTCGCTGGCGTTCGACTACCACTCGAACGTCGAACGCTACGACGCCTGGCAGGCATGGCTGCGCGCCCACACGCCGCCCACGCTCATCACCTGGGGCGCCCGCGACCCGTTCTTCCCGGCCCCCGGCGCGCACGCCTACCTGCGCGACGTCCCCGACGCCGACCTGCACGTCTTCGACACGGGCCACTTCGCCCTCGAAGACCACCTGCCGCAGATCGCCCCGCTCATCGACACGTTCCTCGACCGCGTGCCCGCGCACGCCTGACCGGCGCCGGGACGGCACCGTCGAACCACACCTCGTCCCCGGCCGCCGTGACCGTGATCCCGAACCGCTCCATGCCCGGACGTCCCCACCGGACCCATCGCAGGTACGCGGCCTCGACCTCGTCCCAGAGATCGCGGTCACCGGCCTGCTGCACCTCGAAGTCGTTCGCGCCGGGCTCGTAGTCGACCGACGCCCACGAACCGCGGCGGTCGTCCCGATCGAGGACCCAGAGCGTCGCGCCGTCGGGCTCGGAGTAGAACCGCGAGATCACGCCCGGAACCTGCGCGGCCACCGCCACGTCCACGACCCCCGGTCCCAGCGGGAGCGACCGGGGGTCCAGGCGCGTCCGGCTGATCCGGACGTCCCGGTCCCCGGCCTCCGGCCATGCGCGGGCCGGGCCGCGTGCCGGACGCTGCGAGCGCAGCACCATGTAGTCGGCCGAACCGGCGAACCGCCCGACGGCCGTCCCGTCGCCGAGCACGTCCAGCCGGAGGATCGCGCCGCACCCGAACCCCGCGCTGTACGGCGCCACGATCACCCCGCCCGGCCGCGTCTGCTCGACCCACGCGTACGGGATCTCCGCGACGGCGCACGTCGCATGCACGCGGTCGAACGGGGCGCCGTCCGTCCGGCCCTCGGCGCCGTCGCCCACGACGATCTCCGGTTCGTACCCGGCGGCCTTCAGGCGTGCCCCGGCCTGCGCCGACAGCCCGGGGTCGATCTCGACCGTCGTCACGTTGCCCGCACCGACGCGTTCCGACAGCAGGCCCGCCGTCCAGCCCGCGCCCGTCCCGATCTCCAGCACCCGGTGGTGGTCGAACGGGTCGAGTTGCTCGAGGAACCGGACGACCATCGCCGGCATCGAGAGTGAGGACGTCGCGAGCCCTTCGCCCTCGGCGGCGCCGTCCTCGAACTGGGTCACGAGCGGCTGATCGAGTGCCACGACCCGTTCCCACTCGTCCGGATCGGCCCCACGGTCGATCCGTGCCCACGGGCCGGGCCCGAGGTCCGCCCACACCACTTCGGGCGTGAACGAACGCCGGGGCACCGATCGCATCACCTCGTGCCAGTCGGTCACGAACGCTTCCCGTCGTTGGAGTTGCCGTTCGTCTTGTCACCGTTACCGCGCGATCCGCCCTGCGGCCGGTCGCCGTCCGTGGGCGTCTTGCCGTCGCTGTTGTCCTTGTCGCTGTGCTTGCCCATGGTGCTGATTCCTCTCACTGTGCTCGCGCGGCCGGTCACCGCGCGGGGACACCTTCGAACGGAGGCGGAGCTTCAAGTGGTGACGGGCCCGCCGAACAGGCCCCGGAGCCATCCCCGCGGAGTCGGCGCGGCTGCCGTACGTTCGTCCGGCCGCCCCGCGTGGTGCGGGACCTGGCGGGACGTGCGGGCGGTGGGCTCGTGCGCGGATACGTGGGGGCGTGCCGTGGAGGGGGTCGCCACACGTCCAGTTCGTGCAGGTGACGAGCGAGTTCGGCGGGGGACGCGCACTCGATGAGCCGGTCGCGCCCCGCCCGGTCACGCACCATCGCCCACCAGCTCATCGTGTGCTGGCCGTACCAGACGGACGCGGGCGGGAACCGTCGCTCCAGTTCGGCCGTGAGCCGCGCGGTCACCGTTCCGTCCCGTCCGTCTCGCGGCCCCGTGCCAGGTAGCCGAGGACGAACGTGGTCGCCTCGACGATCCGGTCGGCTTCGGCGATCGGCTCGTTCCACGACGTCCAGAACCACTCGCGCCCGCCGTCGTCCGGTCGCGGACGGCACGTGATGACGTCGGCCGCCGCGTTCGCCTCGGCGCAGCACCCGGCGCCGTCCGGGTTCGTCACCCGCAACCCGCGCGCGGTCAGGTCGACGTCGAGCCGCCGAGCCGACAGATGCGCGCCCAAGCACGCGAGCGGATCGGGAGAGAACGTACGATCTTTCATGGGTCGGACCACCTCCGGCCAAGGCCCCGGATCCCCTGGCGTTGCCGCGCCAGGCCGGGGCCGCTTTGCATTCCACGACCATGCAAGCGCCGAGCCGGTTACCGTGGAAGGTGCTGTCCGCTGTCCATCAATGTGGACAGCACAGACAATGGGTCAAAGTAGGGCTGAACGGGCGAGGCTATGACCTTTGGTGAAAAACTGCGCGCTCTCATGGTCGAACGAAAGATCAGCCAACGCAGATTGGCCCAGCTCGTTCCGTGCGACAACGGCCATTTGTCGAAGGTCGCCAACGGACTCAAGAATCCATCGACCGAACTGGCCGAACGGCTCGACGTGGTGCTCGACGCGGGAGGCCGACTCGCCGCCCTGAGATCGCGGTCACCGGCACACCGGGCGAGGGAAGACCGCCTGGCCGATGATGTGGCGCCGGAACTGGGCGGAGCGCGTTTGCTCGCCGCGCGCGGGCGTCCAGCAGACGGTGCGTTCGTCGATGCGGTCCGCGAGACCTCCCAGGCGCTTGTTCGTATGGACATGGCCCACGGCGCGAGCGACATCCTCCCGTTGGCGCTGCGCATTTTCCGTGCTGTCAACCACAAGCTCGGCACCGGCGCATACCGGCCCGCCATCGAGCGTGATCTCCTCGCCGCAGCCGGCGAGGCAGGGGAGGTCGCGGCCTGGATCGCCCATGACGCCGACGAACAAGACGTCTCGCGGCGCGTCATTCACGAAGCGCTGATGCTGTCCCGGCAGGCCGGGGACCGCAGCTTGGAGTTGTTCGAGCTCACGCACCTGGCGATGCTGGCGATCCACCTCCGCCGCCCTGCCGAGGCGCTGCGCATTACCGGTGACCTTCTCGACGAGGACTTGCCGCCTCGCGTCAGGGCGTTACTCGACATCCGTAGAGGCCGTGCCTTCGCCCAACTCGGACATGATGGCCGTGCCCGCGATGCTCTGGGCCGTGCCCGTTCCATCCTCCAGGACGGCATCACCTCCCGCGACGCCTACTGGACATGGTGGCTCACCGACGCCGAGGTGCTGTGGCACACGGGGATGGCTCATGCCGAGCTTGGAGAATGGAGCGCGGCCGTTCCCCTGATGAGCGAGGCCGGGGAGTTGAGGATGGGTTACCAGCGGGCTCGCTTCAACGACCAAGTGCATCTGCTGAATGCGTTGGTGCATGTGGGCGACTGGTCGGAGGCGGAACCCGTCCTGGCCGAAGCGGCGGACGCAGTAGTGGACGTGAATTCCGTGCGAACCACGAATCTGCTTCGCCGGGTCACGGAGCGCATCGGGCGTGCCGGAGCCCCATCGACCGTCGCCGCCCAGGCCGACGACCTCCACCGTTTCATCGCCGATGCGTCGCCCCACGCCAGCGTGGTCGGCATGGGCTCGATCGAGAGAGGGGACGGATGACCTCCACACCGGAGAGGATGTCCAACCACTGGTGGTGGCGGTCGGGCGTGCGGCCCGGTCGGCGTCTGCTCGTCTGGCACATCCTTCCTGAAGGCCAGCCCGACGTCCATGACCTCGTGCGCCACTGCCAAGGCAAGCTCGGCGGATTGAACGGCCTGGACCTCATCCCCGTCGAGTGGCTGCACATGACTACGCAGATTGTCGGTTTCGAGGACGAGATCCCGGACGCCGAGGTCGGCGAAATGGTCGCAGGCGTGGCGGAGCGGCTCGTGGGCCTCGCGCCGATCGAAGTCGAACTCGGCAGGGTGTGGCTGCACAGCGAGGCGATCATGCTTGGGATCCGACCGCCGAAGTCGCTTGACCCCGTCCGAGAAGCAATACGCGAAAGCGCTGCGGGCACCGTGTGCATTCACCAGCTCGCCGACGAGCCGGACTGGACGCCGCACATTTCCGTCGCCTATAGCAACACCGACGGGCCCGCGAGCCCGGTTGTTGACGCCCTCTCCCACCGTCCCAAGCCTGTCCCCCTCCAGGTGGGTGAGGTCCACCTGGTCGCGCAGGAGCACATCGGGCGTTCGTACCAATGGGAACGGCGCGATGTGGTCGGATTGGGTGGATGAGGGCGACGAGACCCGTCCAGGCGGACTCCGGCTCGCGTTCGGCGAGGATGCGGCACTAGGCGTCCGTTCGGCGGGTCTGACGGCGGACGACGGCGAGCGTCTCGCGCTGATCTCCCAGCGGCCGGCGCGGCTCGAC
Proteins encoded in this region:
- a CDS encoding methyltransferase domain-containing protein, with product MTDWHEVMRSVPRRSFTPEVVWADLGPGPWARIDRGADPDEWERVVALDQPLVTQFEDGAAEGEGLATSSLSMPAMVVRFLEQLDPFDHHRVLEIGTGAGWTAGLLSERVGAGNVTTVEIDPGLSAQAGARLKAAGYEPEIVVGDGAEGRTDGAPFDRVHATCAVAEIPYAWVEQTRPGGVIVAPYSAGFGCGAILRLDVLGDGTAVGRFAGSADYMVLRSQRPARGPARAWPEAGDRDVRISRTRLDPRSLPLGPGVVDVAVAAQVPGVISRFYSEPDGATLWVLDRDDRRGSWASVDYEPGANDFEVQQAGDRDLWDEVEAAYLRWVRWGRPGMERFGITVTAAGDEVWFDGAVPAPVRRARARGRGTCR
- a CDS encoding 2'-5' RNA ligase family protein, whose amino-acid sequence is MTSTPERMSNHWWWRSGVRPGRRLLVWHILPEGQPDVHDLVRHCQGKLGGLNGLDLIPVEWLHMTTQIVGFEDEIPDAEVGEMVAGVAERLVGLAPIEVELGRVWLHSEAIMLGIRPPKSLDPVREAIRESAAGTVCIHQLADEPDWTPHISVAYSNTDGPASPVVDALSHRPKPVPLQVGEVHLVAQEHIGRSYQWERRDVVGLGG
- a CDS encoding ABATE domain-containing protein codes for the protein MSTVVPLTGEPLALDLVNTRTAAGDLLATPDDLHAWVKLQAGRLPDGTCGDLEAVRAVRAHTAAALERVRHGERPDAADLAALNDAQRAAAAISEVTWDGSAVAVARRRAGAEALAAALAEAAAELLADPAVTKVRQCEADGCVLLFLPAHPRRRWCSAARCGNRARVARHYRKHRGID
- a CDS encoding helix-turn-helix domain-containing protein, whose amino-acid sequence is MTFGEKLRALMVERKISQRRLAQLVPCDNGHLSKVANGLKNPSTELAERLDVVLDAGGRLAALRSRSPAHRAREDRLADDVAPELGGARLLAARGRPADGAFVDAVRETSQALVRMDMAHGASDILPLALRIFRAVNHKLGTGAYRPAIERDLLAAAGEAGEVAAWIAHDADEQDVSRRVIHEALMLSRQAGDRSLELFELTHLAMLAIHLRRPAEALRITGDLLDEDLPPRVRALLDIRRGRAFAQLGHDGRARDALGRARSILQDGITSRDAYWTWWLTDAEVLWHTGMAHAELGEWSAAVPLMSEAGELRMGYQRARFNDQVHLLNALVHVGDWSEAEPVLAEAADAVVDVNSVRTTNLLRRVTERIGRAGAPSTVAAQADDLHRFIADASPHASVVGMGSIERGDG
- a CDS encoding alpha/beta fold hydrolase produces the protein MVARIAHRHLDVDGVRVFYRESLPDRADAPVLLLLHGFPSASHQFRRLIDALGTRHRLIAPDYPGFGRTEAPDGFTYTFDRLADVTEGFVERLGLSRFAMYVFDFGAPIGFRLAERRPEWIAGLIVQNGNAYTEGLSDAARAFVALRPGQPGAEETIRGLLTLPGTRGQYETGVADPELVSPDGWTLDQHFLDLPGRKEAQVSLAFDYHSNVERYDAWQAWLRAHTPPTLITWGARDPFFPAPGAHAYLRDVPDADLHVFDTGHFALEDHLPQIAPLIDTFLDRVPAHA